A single region of the Euwallacea similis isolate ESF13 chromosome 22, ESF131.1, whole genome shotgun sequence genome encodes:
- the LOC136416334 gene encoding signal-induced proliferation-associated 1-like protein 1 isoform X1 — protein sequence MIVHMNELIWNSPHRDGMIGLQECGPAPPRAPVTTRERTAQAVEYYNTHVHRAWANAGLSASRSSFNDRHHHYSAPRRAHQPSSDALCRSNSSLELLDQNGRPFKSSSPPLRREYGSHGSIDVIDRPTGVQVKNEFFEMLQDYRPAVLAGTDQRSPGPFEYLAGKVDSEEQQDGNAHGGSYPQSPKLRSKLGRFWNNNGNISGGVNSSMVKSQRQTMDDSIVSTSSSSVIFSQEAEEISRRRAFAHYDCQSLTTTLNYAVRLRRNHLAKRRNTTTGASAASMIIRSSTPDDDGGDDNGDGQSNDLVKNCRYFRNEVGGEEERIVSLSRLQNGHKSHGRPLHKPQLAYGVAILEFPPGETHWRHSTCPYQRFPRPIENVDQGALYYRKYFAGQDHQNWFGTDEQLGPVAISIKREKVIHPENQLTTTLTQYQYRLVIRTSELQTLRGAVLEDAIPNIKASNHPKTLNTKEVLEYVAPEIQLTSLRLGVQSQTIVDQLLKLDEQGLTNHYKVGIMYCKAGQSTEEEMYNNQEAGPAFTEFLETIGKKVKLQGFEKYKAGLDTKADSTGFYSVYAQYQECEIMFHVSTMLPFTPNNRQQLLRKRHIGNDIVTIVFQEPGAQPFTPQGIRSQFQHVFVVVNAINPCTENTHYKVAVSRSKDVEVFGPPIKEGAVFPKGKAFAEFLLAKVVNGENAAHRSEKFVTMATRTRQEYLKDLVAHYSTNTPVDTGQKFCSVSAIFSSKKKEKGRPRFIPDLCQRGAILWQVLLDDSGQGQQIECFLGISSDSFVLIEEQTRQIVFVTPCKSILGWSPQTNSLRIYHHQGECMTIHMRDTHGDTDELVEVTKRLEAVTIGLKAKEFSISRNIMGQLGFHVQPDGIVTLVENQGQAWQAGLRQNSRLVEICKVAVATLTYDQMVDLLKTSLTVTLTVIPPLPDGSPRKGCTLQNCKYNESHFEGDYDSVTNEEGKARRAPQMQQAVSGHHRRVYERSFSPPRSSNSSGYGTGSSSKSFHGQENRYHNNAVEGTLTSSSSGHSNDDKWYEIIQDLEPPPVPTKSSSSRSTPQHTNNTFPCSPKRINHHQNIQVAPTSHNHYTVQHNKIHFSNSLPIQHVNYQQPLSAALHGNTSDLDLTRDVYHCEKNNIVKQHNERMRQQDNHDYLQVTRPPKVAEFPASGDYNRLNLNDNISNDSSISDRINLIGSEDELSTGSGNSPRTHRSGKQVNLATSTNCHQRNQSPRSLNGEAKLRPGVTPRSANRNSANLSSSTLQEELLRLINPDNIEPSDPAKVLKDTSKSHSRENLNSSLSIHKPSQQEVILTTARPATVISNASTTSSPLPSEFRVTKDENLPSPSKNKVGLPFPDSFPLSEDSDWPSLMDTATKVMMQVGNLPEEDKNPRHWDEDMIGINRIDQQLSSSFSSIPDQTKHVAELSRKVQTLERENRRLRDENRKAKEQAQAAVQQLRKFTEWFFKNVKRQ from the exons ATGATTGTGCATATGAATGAGTTAATCTGGAATTCCCCTCAT CGTGATGGGATGATCGGATTGCAAGAGTGCGGACCTGCGCCGCCGAGGGCGCCTGTTACCACCCGAGAAAGAACTGCCCAAGCTGTGGAGTATTACAACACCCATGTGCACAG GGCTTGGGCAAACGCAGGTCTCTCAGCCTCCAGATCCTCCTTCAACGACAGACACCACCATTATTCAGCCCCAAGGAGAGCACACCAGCCCTCGTCGGATGCCCTTTGTCGCAGCAATTCTAGTTTAGAATTGCTGGATCAGAACGGAAGACCCTTCAAATCCAGCAGTCCACCCCTCAGAAGGGAGTACGGGAGTCACGGGTCTATTGATGTCATTGATAGGCCAACAGGTGTTCAAG tcaaaaatgaatttttcgaaatGCTGCAAGACTACAGACCTGCAGTGCTAGCAGGAACTGACCAGAGGAGTCCTGGGCCCTTCGAATATTTGGCAGGAAAAGTCGATTCTGAGGAACAACAGGACGGGAATGCTCATGGGGGGAGCTACCCCCAAAGCCCGAAACTGAGGTCCAAATTGGGGAGGTTTTGGAATAATAATGGGAATATTTCTGGAG GTGTTAATAGCAGTATGGTAAAATCCCAGCGTCAAACCATGGATGACAGTATTGTCAGCACCTCCTCGAGCAGTGTAATCTTCTCCCAGGAGGCGGAGGAGATATCTAGGAGAAGGGCTTTTGCCCATTACGACTGTCAGTCCTTGACCACCACCCTGAATTATGCAGTTCGATTGAGGAGGAACCATTTGGCGAAGCGAAGGAATACCACCACTGGTGCTTCTGCCGCTTCTATGATTATTAGATCATCAACACCGGATG ATGATGGTGGAGATGACAATGGCGATGGCCAGTCCAACGATCTGGTGAAAAATTGCCGGTACTTCAGAAACGAAGTAGGAGGCGAGGAGGAGAGGATAGTCAGTCTATCCAGACTTCAAAACGGCCACAAAAGCCATGGGAGGCCTTTGCATAAACCTCAATTAGCATACGGAGTGGCAATTCTCGAGTTCCCTCCAG GTGAAACCCACTGGAGGCACTCCACGTGCCCTTATCAAAGATTCCCTAGACCCATAGAAAACGTGGACCAGGGGGCTTTGtattacagaaaatattttgccgGTCAAG ATCACCAGAACTGGTTTGGAACGGATGAGCAACTGGGGCCTGTGGCTATTTCGATTAAGCGCGAAAAAGTGATACATCCTGAGAACCAATTGACGACCACTTTGACGCAGTACCAGTACAG GTTGGTGATTCGCACCTCCGAGCTGCAAACTCTTCGTGGAGCAGTGCTGGAAGATGCCATTCCGAACATCAAAGCCTCCAACCACCCCAAAACCCTGAATACCAAAGAAGTGCTCGAATATGTAGCCCCAGAAATTCAACTCACGTCTCTTCGATTAGGCGTGCAAAGCCAGACTATTGTCGATCAGTTGCTTAAATTGGATGAGCAGGGGTTGACCAACCACTACAAG GTTGGGATAATGTACTGCAAGGCAGGGCAAAGTACTGAAGAGGAAATGTATAATAATCAGGAAGCAGGACCAGCTTTTACAGAGTTTTTAGAGACGATTGGGAAGAAGGTCAAGCTGCAGGGTTTCGAGAAATATAAGGCAGGATTGGATACCAAAG CTGACTCCACGGGTTTTTACTCAGTGTACGCCCAATATCAGGAATGCGAGATCATGTTTCATGTCTCCACAATGCTGCCCTTTACCCCCAACAACAGGCAACAGCTTCTGAGGAAAAGGCACATTGGAAACGATATTGTTACTATAGTCTTTCAG GAACCTGGGGCGCAGCCTTTCACCCCCCAAGGCATTAGGTCGCAGTTCCAGCACGTCTTTGTGGTGGTCAATGCAATCAACCCTTGCACAGAGAACACCCATTATAAGGTGGCAGTGTCCAGGTCTAAAGATGTGGAGGTTTTTGGGCCCCCTATCAAAGAGGGGGCAGTTTTCCCCAAAGGGAAAGCATTTGCTGAGTTTCTTCTGGCTAAA GTGGTTAATGGGGAGAATGCTGCTCATAGATCGGAGAAATTTGTCACCATGGCCACCAGGACGAGACAGGAGTATCTGAAGGATTTGGTCGCGCATTATTCCACCAACACTCCAGTCGATACGGGACAGAAATTTT GTTCTGTTTCAGCCATATTCAGTAGCAAGAAAAAGGAGAAGGGACGTCCCAGGTTCATACCCGACTTATGCCAAAGAGGAGCCATTTTGTGGCAAGTATTGCTGGACGATAGTGGACAAGGGCAACAGATTGAATGCTTTTTGG GCATCTCATCAGACTCGTTCGTCTTGATAGAGGAACAAACAAGACAAATAGTTTTTGTAACCCCCTGTAAGAGCATATTGGGGTGGTCACCTCAGACTAACAGTCTCAGGATTTACCACCACCAAGGGGAATGCATGACGATTCACATGAGGGACACTCATGGTGATACTGATGAGCTGGTGGAGGTTACGAAGAGATTGGAAGCTGTTACAATTGGACTTAAAGCCAAAGAATTTTCTATTAG tcGTAATATTATGGGCCAGTTGGGTTTCCACGTGCAGCCTGATGGTATTGTTACTTTAGTTGAAAACCAAGGGCAGGCCTGGCAGGCTGGTTTAAGGCAAAATTCTAGATTGGTAGAAATTTGCAAGGTTGCTGTGGCCACCTTGACTTACGACCAAATGGTCGACCTTCTCAAAACCTCGTTGACTGTAACTTTAACTGTGATACCTCCCCTCCCCGATGGGTCCCCAAGGAAGGGCTGCACCCTACAGAATTGTAAATATAATGAAAGTCACTTTGAAG GTGATTACGACAGTGTCACCAATGAAGAGGGAAAAGCTAGAAGAGCTCCGCAGATGCAACAAGCAGTTTCAGGCCATCATCGCAGGGTTTATGAGAGGAGCTTTTCACCCCCTAGGAGCAGCAATAGTTCTGGATACGGGACTGGAAGCAGCAGCAAGTCTTTTCATGGCCAGGAGAATCGATATCATAATAATGCTGTGGAG GGGACATTGACCAGTTCTTCTAGCGGCCACTCCAATGACGATAAATGGTACGAAATTATACAGGACTTGGAGCCTCCTCCAGTACCCACGAAATCCAGCAGTTCTCGCAGCACCCCTCAGCACACAAACAACACTTTTCCATGCTCACCAAAGAGGATCAACCATCACCAG AACATCCAAGTGGCCCCAACTTCACACAACCACTACACAGTGCAGCACAACAAGATTCACTTTAGCAACAGTTTGCCCATTCAGCATGTGAATTACCAGCAGCCTTTGAGTGCGGCCCTACACGGCAACACTAGTGATTTGGATCTGACCCGTGACGTGTATCACTGTGAGAAGAATAATATAGTGAAGCAGCATAATGAGAGGATGAGGCAACAGGACAATCACGACTATTTACAG GTGACAAGGCCTCCAAAAGTGGCGGAATTCCCGGCTTCGGGAGACTACAACAGACTTAACTTGAATGATAACATCTCGAACGACAGCTCAATAAGTGATCGAATTAACCTAATTGGGAGCGAAGATGAGCTTTCAACTG GAAGCGGAAATTCACCGAGAACTCATCGATCTGGCAAGCAGGTGAACTTGGCCACCTCCACGAACTGCCACCAAAGAAACCAAAGCCCTAGATCACTGAACGGTGAAGCTAAATTGAGGCCTGGCGTGACCCCGCGCTCTGCAAACAGAAACAGCGCGAATTTATCCTCGAGCACTCTGCAAGAGGAGCTTCTGAGGCTCATAAATCCCGACAATATCGAGCCTTCAGACCCCGCGAAGGTTCTTAAAGACACCTCCAAATCCCACTCAAG AGAAAATCTCAACAGTTCTCTCTCCATCCATAAACCGAGCCAACAAGAAGTGATCCTGACCACAGCCAGACCTGCCACGGTTATTTCAAACGCCAGTACTACTTCAAGTCCTTTGCCCAGCGAGTTTAGGGTGACCAAAGATGAAAATTTGCCCTCCCCCAGCAAGAACAAGGTGGGCCTGCCCTTCCCCGATTCATTCCCCTTAAGTGAGGACTCCGACTGGCCCAGCTTGATGGACACAGCCACCAAAGTCATGATGCAAGTAGGAAACTTGCCTGAAGAGGACAAGAATCCCAGGCATTGGGACGAGGACATGATCGGGATTAACAGAATTGATCAGCAGCTTTCCAGTTCATTTTC GAGTATTCCAGATCAGACGAAACATGTCGCAGAATTGAGCCGCAAAGTCCAGACTCTGGAACGGGAGAATCGTCGCTTGAGGGATGAAAACAGGAAAGCTAAAGAGCAGGCTCAGGCTGCAGTTCAGCAGCTGAGGAAGTTCACTGAATGGTTCTTTAAAAACGTGAAACGGCAGTAA
- the LOC136416334 gene encoding signal-induced proliferation-associated 1-like protein 1 isoform X2, whose product MIVHMNELIWNSPHRDGMIGLQECGPAPPRAPVTTRERTAQAVEYYNTHVHRAWANAGLSASRSSFNDRHHHYSAPRRAHQPSSDALCRSNSSLELLDQNGRPFKSSSPPLRREYGSHGSIDVIDRPTGVQVKNEFFEMLQDYRPAVLAGTDQRSPGPFEYLAGKVDSEEQQDGNAHGGSYPQSPKLRSKLGRFWNNNGNISGGVNSSMVKSQRQTMDDSIVSTSSSSVIFSQEAEEISRRRAFAHYDCQSLTTTLNYAVRLRRNHLAKRRNTTTGASAASMIIRSSTPDDDGGDDNGDGQSNDLVKNCRYFRNEVGGEEERIVSLSRLQNGHKSHGRPLHKPQLAYGVAILEFPPGETHWRHSTCPYQRFPRPIENVDQGALYYRKYFAGQDHQNWFGTDEQLGPVAISIKREKVIHPENQLTTTLTQYQYRLVIRTSELQTLRGAVLEDAIPNIKASNHPKTLNTKEVLEYVAPEIQLTSLRLGVQSQTIVDQLLKLDEQGLTNHYKVGIMYCKAGQSTEEEMYNNQEAGPAFTEFLETIGKKVKLQGFEKYKAGLDTKADSTGFYSVYAQYQECEIMFHVSTMLPFTPNNRQQLLRKRHIGNDIVTIVFQEPGAQPFTPQGIRSQFQHVFVVVNAINPCTENTHYKVAVSRSKDVEVFGPPIKEGAVFPKGKAFAEFLLAKVVNGENAAHRSEKFVTMATRTRQEYLKDLVAHYSTNTPVDTGQKFSIFSSKKKEKGRPRFIPDLCQRGAILWQVLLDDSGQGQQIECFLGISSDSFVLIEEQTRQIVFVTPCKSILGWSPQTNSLRIYHHQGECMTIHMRDTHGDTDELVEVTKRLEAVTIGLKAKEFSISRNIMGQLGFHVQPDGIVTLVENQGQAWQAGLRQNSRLVEICKVAVATLTYDQMVDLLKTSLTVTLTVIPPLPDGSPRKGCTLQNCKYNESHFEGDYDSVTNEEGKARRAPQMQQAVSGHHRRVYERSFSPPRSSNSSGYGTGSSSKSFHGQENRYHNNAVEGTLTSSSSGHSNDDKWYEIIQDLEPPPVPTKSSSSRSTPQHTNNTFPCSPKRINHHQNIQVAPTSHNHYTVQHNKIHFSNSLPIQHVNYQQPLSAALHGNTSDLDLTRDVYHCEKNNIVKQHNERMRQQDNHDYLQVTRPPKVAEFPASGDYNRLNLNDNISNDSSISDRINLIGSEDELSTGSGNSPRTHRSGKQVNLATSTNCHQRNQSPRSLNGEAKLRPGVTPRSANRNSANLSSSTLQEELLRLINPDNIEPSDPAKVLKDTSKSHSRENLNSSLSIHKPSQQEVILTTARPATVISNASTTSSPLPSEFRVTKDENLPSPSKNKVGLPFPDSFPLSEDSDWPSLMDTATKVMMQVGNLPEEDKNPRHWDEDMIGINRIDQQLSSSFSSIPDQTKHVAELSRKVQTLERENRRLRDENRKAKEQAQAAVQQLRKFTEWFFKNVKRQ is encoded by the exons ATGATTGTGCATATGAATGAGTTAATCTGGAATTCCCCTCAT CGTGATGGGATGATCGGATTGCAAGAGTGCGGACCTGCGCCGCCGAGGGCGCCTGTTACCACCCGAGAAAGAACTGCCCAAGCTGTGGAGTATTACAACACCCATGTGCACAG GGCTTGGGCAAACGCAGGTCTCTCAGCCTCCAGATCCTCCTTCAACGACAGACACCACCATTATTCAGCCCCAAGGAGAGCACACCAGCCCTCGTCGGATGCCCTTTGTCGCAGCAATTCTAGTTTAGAATTGCTGGATCAGAACGGAAGACCCTTCAAATCCAGCAGTCCACCCCTCAGAAGGGAGTACGGGAGTCACGGGTCTATTGATGTCATTGATAGGCCAACAGGTGTTCAAG tcaaaaatgaatttttcgaaatGCTGCAAGACTACAGACCTGCAGTGCTAGCAGGAACTGACCAGAGGAGTCCTGGGCCCTTCGAATATTTGGCAGGAAAAGTCGATTCTGAGGAACAACAGGACGGGAATGCTCATGGGGGGAGCTACCCCCAAAGCCCGAAACTGAGGTCCAAATTGGGGAGGTTTTGGAATAATAATGGGAATATTTCTGGAG GTGTTAATAGCAGTATGGTAAAATCCCAGCGTCAAACCATGGATGACAGTATTGTCAGCACCTCCTCGAGCAGTGTAATCTTCTCCCAGGAGGCGGAGGAGATATCTAGGAGAAGGGCTTTTGCCCATTACGACTGTCAGTCCTTGACCACCACCCTGAATTATGCAGTTCGATTGAGGAGGAACCATTTGGCGAAGCGAAGGAATACCACCACTGGTGCTTCTGCCGCTTCTATGATTATTAGATCATCAACACCGGATG ATGATGGTGGAGATGACAATGGCGATGGCCAGTCCAACGATCTGGTGAAAAATTGCCGGTACTTCAGAAACGAAGTAGGAGGCGAGGAGGAGAGGATAGTCAGTCTATCCAGACTTCAAAACGGCCACAAAAGCCATGGGAGGCCTTTGCATAAACCTCAATTAGCATACGGAGTGGCAATTCTCGAGTTCCCTCCAG GTGAAACCCACTGGAGGCACTCCACGTGCCCTTATCAAAGATTCCCTAGACCCATAGAAAACGTGGACCAGGGGGCTTTGtattacagaaaatattttgccgGTCAAG ATCACCAGAACTGGTTTGGAACGGATGAGCAACTGGGGCCTGTGGCTATTTCGATTAAGCGCGAAAAAGTGATACATCCTGAGAACCAATTGACGACCACTTTGACGCAGTACCAGTACAG GTTGGTGATTCGCACCTCCGAGCTGCAAACTCTTCGTGGAGCAGTGCTGGAAGATGCCATTCCGAACATCAAAGCCTCCAACCACCCCAAAACCCTGAATACCAAAGAAGTGCTCGAATATGTAGCCCCAGAAATTCAACTCACGTCTCTTCGATTAGGCGTGCAAAGCCAGACTATTGTCGATCAGTTGCTTAAATTGGATGAGCAGGGGTTGACCAACCACTACAAG GTTGGGATAATGTACTGCAAGGCAGGGCAAAGTACTGAAGAGGAAATGTATAATAATCAGGAAGCAGGACCAGCTTTTACAGAGTTTTTAGAGACGATTGGGAAGAAGGTCAAGCTGCAGGGTTTCGAGAAATATAAGGCAGGATTGGATACCAAAG CTGACTCCACGGGTTTTTACTCAGTGTACGCCCAATATCAGGAATGCGAGATCATGTTTCATGTCTCCACAATGCTGCCCTTTACCCCCAACAACAGGCAACAGCTTCTGAGGAAAAGGCACATTGGAAACGATATTGTTACTATAGTCTTTCAG GAACCTGGGGCGCAGCCTTTCACCCCCCAAGGCATTAGGTCGCAGTTCCAGCACGTCTTTGTGGTGGTCAATGCAATCAACCCTTGCACAGAGAACACCCATTATAAGGTGGCAGTGTCCAGGTCTAAAGATGTGGAGGTTTTTGGGCCCCCTATCAAAGAGGGGGCAGTTTTCCCCAAAGGGAAAGCATTTGCTGAGTTTCTTCTGGCTAAA GTGGTTAATGGGGAGAATGCTGCTCATAGATCGGAGAAATTTGTCACCATGGCCACCAGGACGAGACAGGAGTATCTGAAGGATTTGGTCGCGCATTATTCCACCAACACTCCAGTCGATACGGGACAGAAATTTT CCATATTCAGTAGCAAGAAAAAGGAGAAGGGACGTCCCAGGTTCATACCCGACTTATGCCAAAGAGGAGCCATTTTGTGGCAAGTATTGCTGGACGATAGTGGACAAGGGCAACAGATTGAATGCTTTTTGG GCATCTCATCAGACTCGTTCGTCTTGATAGAGGAACAAACAAGACAAATAGTTTTTGTAACCCCCTGTAAGAGCATATTGGGGTGGTCACCTCAGACTAACAGTCTCAGGATTTACCACCACCAAGGGGAATGCATGACGATTCACATGAGGGACACTCATGGTGATACTGATGAGCTGGTGGAGGTTACGAAGAGATTGGAAGCTGTTACAATTGGACTTAAAGCCAAAGAATTTTCTATTAG tcGTAATATTATGGGCCAGTTGGGTTTCCACGTGCAGCCTGATGGTATTGTTACTTTAGTTGAAAACCAAGGGCAGGCCTGGCAGGCTGGTTTAAGGCAAAATTCTAGATTGGTAGAAATTTGCAAGGTTGCTGTGGCCACCTTGACTTACGACCAAATGGTCGACCTTCTCAAAACCTCGTTGACTGTAACTTTAACTGTGATACCTCCCCTCCCCGATGGGTCCCCAAGGAAGGGCTGCACCCTACAGAATTGTAAATATAATGAAAGTCACTTTGAAG GTGATTACGACAGTGTCACCAATGAAGAGGGAAAAGCTAGAAGAGCTCCGCAGATGCAACAAGCAGTTTCAGGCCATCATCGCAGGGTTTATGAGAGGAGCTTTTCACCCCCTAGGAGCAGCAATAGTTCTGGATACGGGACTGGAAGCAGCAGCAAGTCTTTTCATGGCCAGGAGAATCGATATCATAATAATGCTGTGGAG GGGACATTGACCAGTTCTTCTAGCGGCCACTCCAATGACGATAAATGGTACGAAATTATACAGGACTTGGAGCCTCCTCCAGTACCCACGAAATCCAGCAGTTCTCGCAGCACCCCTCAGCACACAAACAACACTTTTCCATGCTCACCAAAGAGGATCAACCATCACCAG AACATCCAAGTGGCCCCAACTTCACACAACCACTACACAGTGCAGCACAACAAGATTCACTTTAGCAACAGTTTGCCCATTCAGCATGTGAATTACCAGCAGCCTTTGAGTGCGGCCCTACACGGCAACACTAGTGATTTGGATCTGACCCGTGACGTGTATCACTGTGAGAAGAATAATATAGTGAAGCAGCATAATGAGAGGATGAGGCAACAGGACAATCACGACTATTTACAG GTGACAAGGCCTCCAAAAGTGGCGGAATTCCCGGCTTCGGGAGACTACAACAGACTTAACTTGAATGATAACATCTCGAACGACAGCTCAATAAGTGATCGAATTAACCTAATTGGGAGCGAAGATGAGCTTTCAACTG GAAGCGGAAATTCACCGAGAACTCATCGATCTGGCAAGCAGGTGAACTTGGCCACCTCCACGAACTGCCACCAAAGAAACCAAAGCCCTAGATCACTGAACGGTGAAGCTAAATTGAGGCCTGGCGTGACCCCGCGCTCTGCAAACAGAAACAGCGCGAATTTATCCTCGAGCACTCTGCAAGAGGAGCTTCTGAGGCTCATAAATCCCGACAATATCGAGCCTTCAGACCCCGCGAAGGTTCTTAAAGACACCTCCAAATCCCACTCAAG AGAAAATCTCAACAGTTCTCTCTCCATCCATAAACCGAGCCAACAAGAAGTGATCCTGACCACAGCCAGACCTGCCACGGTTATTTCAAACGCCAGTACTACTTCAAGTCCTTTGCCCAGCGAGTTTAGGGTGACCAAAGATGAAAATTTGCCCTCCCCCAGCAAGAACAAGGTGGGCCTGCCCTTCCCCGATTCATTCCCCTTAAGTGAGGACTCCGACTGGCCCAGCTTGATGGACACAGCCACCAAAGTCATGATGCAAGTAGGAAACTTGCCTGAAGAGGACAAGAATCCCAGGCATTGGGACGAGGACATGATCGGGATTAACAGAATTGATCAGCAGCTTTCCAGTTCATTTTC GAGTATTCCAGATCAGACGAAACATGTCGCAGAATTGAGCCGCAAAGTCCAGACTCTGGAACGGGAGAATCGTCGCTTGAGGGATGAAAACAGGAAAGCTAAAGAGCAGGCTCAGGCTGCAGTTCAGCAGCTGAGGAAGTTCACTGAATGGTTCTTTAAAAACGTGAAACGGCAGTAA